From a single Maritimibacter sp. DP1N21-5 genomic region:
- a CDS encoding uracil-xanthine permease family protein → MADPIPSTLIYGLEDKPAPGPALLAALQHILASIVGIVTPTLVIGGVLGLGEHVPYLIAMSLFVSGIATAIQSKGIGPVGSGLLSVQGTSFAFLGPILAAGFAVKNAGGTPEDILAMIFGLCLVGCLIEIGLSQVIHKLGRIITPTVTGIVITVIGLSLVKVGFTDFAGGTQAGESLGAPVNLLMGTVVLVSILALSFIGHPILRISAIMIGLIIGTLVALIFGQVNFASFGTGPMVALPVPFKYGIDFDLALFVPLAFIFLVTAIETSGDLTANSVISNQPVRGPVYLQRIKRGVLGDGVNSGLAAIFNTFPNTTFSQNNGVIQMTGVASRHVGLYIGGLLVIMGFLPVIGQVFLLIPKPVLGGATLVLFGTIAVAGIRILASEPIDRKKVYIMAVSFGLGLGVTLVPEATQNLPDFVRNVFATPITLSGLAAILLTLLIPDDKESVDVTSAPVVDPAE, encoded by the coding sequence ATGGCCGATCCGATACCATCCACGCTGATCTACGGGCTCGAAGACAAACCCGCGCCGGGGCCGGCGCTGCTGGCCGCGCTTCAGCATATCCTCGCCTCCATCGTCGGGATCGTGACGCCGACGCTGGTCATCGGTGGCGTGCTGGGGCTGGGCGAGCATGTCCCCTACCTTATCGCGATGTCGCTCTTCGTCTCGGGGATCGCCACGGCGATCCAGTCGAAGGGCATCGGCCCGGTCGGCTCCGGGCTCCTGTCGGTGCAGGGCACGAGTTTTGCCTTTCTGGGGCCGATCCTCGCGGCGGGTTTCGCGGTCAAGAACGCGGGCGGCACGCCAGAGGATATCCTCGCGATGATCTTCGGGCTCTGTCTGGTCGGTTGCTTGATCGAGATCGGCCTGAGCCAGGTCATCCACAAGCTGGGCCGGATCATCACACCCACCGTAACGGGCATCGTCATCACGGTGATCGGCCTGTCTCTGGTCAAGGTGGGTTTCACGGACTTCGCGGGCGGGACGCAAGCGGGCGAGAGCCTTGGCGCGCCGGTGAACCTTCTCATGGGGACCGTGGTGCTGGTCTCGATCCTCGCGCTGTCCTTCATCGGGCACCCGATCCTGCGGATCTCGGCCATCATGATCGGGCTTATCATCGGGACACTCGTCGCGCTCATTTTCGGACAGGTGAATTTCGCGAGCTTCGGGACCGGACCGATGGTCGCCCTGCCCGTTCCGTTCAAATACGGGATAGACTTCGACCTCGCACTTTTCGTGCCACTCGCTTTCATCTTCCTCGTGACCGCGATCGAGACCTCGGGCGACCTGACCGCCAATTCGGTCATTTCGAACCAGCCGGTGCGCGGGCCGGTCTACCTGCAACGCATCAAACGCGGCGTTCTAGGCGACGGCGTGAACTCGGGGCTTGCGGCGATCTTCAACACCTTCCCCAACACCACGTTCTCGCAGAACAACGGCGTGATCCAGATGACCGGGGTCGCATCGCGCCACGTGGGCCTCTACATCGGCGGGCTTCTCGTGATCATGGGGTTCCTGCCGGTGATCGGTCAGGTCTTCCTGTTGATCCCGAAGCCCGTTCTGGGGGGCGCGACGCTGGTTCTTTTCGGGACCATCGCCGTCGCGGGCATCCGCATTCTGGCAAGCGAGCCAATCGACCGGAAGAAGGTCTATATCATGGCGGTGAGCTTCGGCCTCGGGCTGGGTGTCACTCTGGTGCCGGAGGCGACGCAGAACCTGCCTGACTTCGTGCGCAACGTCTTTGCGACGCCGATCACGCTGTCCGGTCTCGCGGCGATCCTCCTGACCCTTCTGATCCCGGATGACAAGGAAAGCGTGGACGTCACCAGCGCGCCGGTCGTCGATCCGGCGGAGTAA
- a CDS encoding PhoX family phosphatase, with protein MSWDEFDEMRDPRPAENDFDRVVERAISRRGFLGGALAFGSASALFGTSMLTPNAARAEAHGAFSFQPIPTFTDATIHVPEGFEWKPLVRWGDALWSEAEGAFDAETGVSLEMSDKVFGENTDGMELFEVDGKEIITVNSEYVNPKINLPAASEGVPANADEVMLLKNLQGVTVMEVAMGANGYEVVVDSPFNRRITHETQMTMDGPAAGHDLVKTNADPEGKSPKGTMNNCGSGRTLWGTYLTCEENFNGYFGATEAREPTEGEARYGIGGESNYSYEKFDVRYDISKEPNEPHRHGWITEIDPANPDSTPVKHTALGRFKHENAAMTQAADGRVVVYMGDDERGEFIYRYVSNGTWSEGGSTEGLLSDGQLYVAVFNDDMTGEWRALTPEATGMTLEETLVFSRMAGSAVGATTMDRPEWIAVNPMKAEAYCALTNNSKRGGEGMPVNAANPRETNDYGQIVRWAPEGDDHGADGFTWDLYVMAGNPTVYDNVYGGSENVTDGNMFNSPDGMAFDASGMLWIQTDGDDSNEGDFAGQGNNQMLVGNPETGEIARFLTAPNGAEVTGLCWSLDGKTAFVGIQHPGGSWPDGNGLPRSSVIAVWRTDGNVVVG; from the coding sequence ATGTCCTGGGATGAATTCGACGAGATGCGCGACCCGCGTCCGGCCGAGAACGATTTCGACCGAGTGGTCGAGCGCGCGATTTCCCGTCGCGGGTTCCTCGGCGGTGCGCTGGCCTTCGGGTCGGCCTCGGCGCTATTCGGCACCTCGATGCTGACCCCGAATGCCGCCCGCGCCGAAGCGCATGGCGCCTTCAGCTTCCAGCCGATCCCGACCTTTACCGATGCCACGATCCATGTGCCCGAAGGTTTCGAATGGAAGCCGCTGGTGCGCTGGGGCGACGCCCTCTGGTCGGAAGCCGAAGGTGCGTTCGATGCCGAAACCGGCGTTTCGCTCGAGATGTCGGACAAGGTCTTCGGTGAGAACACCGACGGTATGGAACTGTTCGAGGTCGACGGAAAAGAGATCATCACGGTGAACTCGGAGTATGTGAACCCGAAAATCAACCTGCCCGCCGCATCCGAAGGCGTTCCGGCCAATGCCGACGAAGTCATGCTTCTGAAGAACCTTCAGGGCGTCACCGTCATGGAAGTCGCCATGGGTGCGAACGGCTACGAGGTCGTCGTGGACAGCCCTTTCAACCGCCGCATCACCCATGAGACCCAGATGACCATGGACGGCCCCGCTGCCGGTCACGATCTGGTCAAGACAAATGCCGACCCCGAAGGCAAGTCGCCAAAGGGCACCATGAACAACTGCGGTTCTGGCCGGACGCTCTGGGGCACCTACCTGACCTGCGAAGAGAACTTCAACGGCTACTTCGGCGCGACCGAAGCCCGCGAGCCGACCGAAGGCGAAGCCCGCTACGGCATTGGGGGTGAGTCGAACTATTCCTATGAGAAATTCGACGTCCGCTACGACATCTCGAAAGAGCCGAACGAGCCGCACCGCCACGGCTGGATCACCGAAATCGACCCGGCCAACCCGGACTCGACCCCGGTGAAACACACCGCCCTCGGTCGCTTCAAGCACGAGAACGCCGCCATGACCCAGGCGGCCGACGGCCGCGTCGTGGTCTACATGGGCGACGACGAGCGAGGCGAGTTCATCTATCGCTACGTCTCGAACGGCACCTGGAGCGAAGGCGGCTCGACCGAGGGTCTGCTGTCCGATGGCCAGCTTTATGTCGCCGTGTTCAATGACGACATGACCGGGGAATGGCGTGCGCTCACGCCCGAAGCCACCGGCATGACCCTTGAAGAAACTCTGGTCTTTTCCCGGATGGCCGGTTCCGCCGTCGGCGCGACCACCATGGACCGTCCCGAGTGGATCGCGGTAAACCCGATGAAGGCGGAGGCTTACTGCGCGCTCACCAACAACTCCAAGCGTGGTGGCGAAGGTATGCCGGTGAACGCGGCGAACCCACGGGAAACCAACGACTACGGCCAGATCGTGCGTTGGGCGCCGGAAGGTGACGACCACGGCGCCGACGGCTTCACCTGGGACCTCTACGTGATGGCCGGTAACCCGACCGTTTACGACAACGTCTATGGTGGCTCCGAGAACGTGACCGACGGCAACATGTTCAACTCGCCCGACGGGATGGCCTTCGACGCCTCCGGGATGCTCTGGATCCAGACGGATGGTGACGACTCGAACGAAGGTGACTTCGCCGGTCAGGGCAACAACCAGATGCTCGTGGGCAACCCGGAAACCGGCGAAATCGCCCGCTTCCTGACCGCGCCCAATGGCGCGGAAGTGACGGGACTGTGCTGGTCGCTCGATGGCAAGACCGCCTTCGTCGGCATCCAGCACCCCGGCGGCTCCTGGCCCGACGGCAACGGCCTGCCGCGCTCGTCGGTCATCGCCGTTTGGCGCACCGACGGCAATGTCGTCGTCGGCTGA